DNA sequence from the Bombus huntii isolate Logan2020A chromosome 7, iyBomHunt1.1, whole genome shotgun sequence genome:
TTCAACATAATCCTTATATTCGTCACGGATATCGAGGATATCTTACAACAAAATTATGTATCGAGAGGTTCGTACTTAACATTACTCGATATAAATATGATTTCTCGATACGTATCAAACGTTAGAAACACTTCCGATAATACAAGTGAACCATACATATTTTCCACAAAATCTCACGTTCAGTCGtacttacattttttaaatgatatGTAGCTATTATTTGTAGgtatatatgtaatacgaaaGGTTAAGAACTCGAATTACACATTGTATAAgaatacataataaataatttgaaagGATTTCTAAATCTTTTCCAATAATAAAAGTCTTTTTCTAATGATCGCTTATAATATTCGTTTGATAATTTTAATCTACAGTTAATCCGtgttgtaaataaaaaataaatcattacTTATGTCTTGAATGCACAAAAACAATTTCGAAAAggggaatatttatttcagtATATTCTGGTGGACAAATGAAACAGTAAACATATGGAGTCACATATTCGGATGGATGTTATTTTTCGGTCTGACTCTGTACGATCTTTGTCTACTAAATATTCACGCACCCTTTGGTGACAAAGTGATAGTAGCACTTCTACTGATCTGTTTCCAGGTAATATTCAGAAAATGTCTTTTTCAATCGTAACAATTCGAGTATTCACTATtacaaatttacaaaaataaattgtttaacaTATGACAAATTAAGAAAGAGTACAAAATGAACTGTTTCAGGCGTGTATGATATTATCTTCGGTGTACCACACGTTTTCCTGCCGAAGTGAAAAAGATTATTGGTGTTTTCTATCATTTGACTTATTTGGCATTGCTTTGAGTCTTTTATCCATATATATGTCTGGAGTTTACTACGCTTTTTGGTGTCACAAGGTAAATAAACTATTATCAATTATCATACAACTTCTAAATTATGTATCGTCAAAGGTAGTATTTAAAAGTTTAAATTCAAATCTAgattttaatcaaatattGCGCACGTTAACTTCTTCCCTACTTAAACGATCGATAAGGTAATCGATATAACTGACTTGTGTTTAAGAAGTTTCGTGCTACGTGTATTATCGATTATTTATAAGAACCGGTGAAAgtaaaattttctttgaacgaaagaaaatattattcgatatACTATCCAAACAAAGCAAACACgtataaagtaaaaataataatcaaagtaCTAAGAATATCATTAAATAAACATAATggctatttttatttaattaaacatcCTCGTATAACATTTATACtagaatttgttaatattaaaatacaaattaaattaaaaaataaaggtTTCTTTCATGcagaagaaattatttataattactaaACAgtcgtaaatatttattatttcatgcAGGAGTTGCAGAGATTTTATTTGATAACGGTGTTggcaatttttatatttgcaaTGATTCTGCAAATACCAAAATTGAATGTCAATGGAAATGTCAAGCTAGTCGTTTTTGTCGCTTGGGCAGCTTATGGAGTGCTGCCAACGCTGCATTGGAGTATTGCTATGGGTGGCATGGACAACCCGATCGTTAGAATGTTGCTTCCAAGGGTGCTAGGAATGTATGTTATTAGCGGTGTAGCGTTCGTTATTTATTTAAGCAAAATCCCGGAACGATTTTGTCCAGGTAATCagtcattttttattttctaatcaaaatactgaaattaaattagatgcctaattttttgttataaaGAACTTCtcataaaaaaaatgagataCTTATAATAAAAGATCCGCCTTAAGTTATGTAACATTATAactttgtttttaataatatagatTATTTCACTAACTTTAATTAACCATTGTTTTATTAGGTATTcaatcaataaaatataacataattaaCAAAAATCCGAAATTCAGATTTTGCTAGTAACGTTATGAAGTTGGATcgtatgaatatttaatacaatttatcTGACGTCAATCGACCGATAATTTAAAATGGAGAGCGTTAAATTGAATAAACATGATATGGAGTATATTTCCCATCCaatctataattttattttcattacatACACtgccgatcataaaccttaaGTACATGCTACTACATGCAGCAGTTGCTAATGTTTAATACGAATCGAATGCCTTGCAGTGCTTTTACTTTcaaattactttattataaaattattatttcattctcacatgatatatatatatatgtctgataatataaaatactaattaaaataaaatgtgttAAAGTTTTTCAATAAATGTAAGCAATAGGTGTCAAAATACCTAGAGTGAAATTTGTATGAATATATTAGGTTtgttatatgaaattttccaaACTTCATTAGCGGTGTAACGAGACATGATTATCGTAATTATATTGAAAACTAATCCGAAAATCTATATAGAAGTTAGCACACaatttattgcaaacatatTGCATTCAGCATGAGTAGTGGtactaaatatataattaacattaaatataatctcATTAAATATTCTGGTTTACTAATAATCAGTAAGTGACTATTCAAATACTTTAATGATCTTTTTGAAGTGTATGcttgctataaatatatccTAATtcttatatacattttcagattcgtttctaaattttctaatataatCATATAGTTATGTTTCATTACAATACTAGtggaattttcaaaatatctcaTATAACATACATAGTATATTGAG
Encoded proteins:
- the LOC126867407 gene encoding progestin and adipoQ receptor family member 3 isoform X1, translating into MMKLLAGVEEVSDQSEKQSNNEELHNNNHEKQQKTDVTQETMKLINGEVYRRLSRKVDESPIKDKKITLDDEEKMRRLLNYEEAPEYLQHNPYIRHGYRGYLTTKLCIESIFWWTNETVNIWSHIFGWMLFFGLTLYDLCLLNIHAPFGDKVIVALLLICFQACMILSSVYHTFSCRSEKDYWCFLSFDLFGIALSLLSIYMSGVYYAFWCHKELQRFYLITVLAIFIFAMILQIPKLNVNGNVKLVVFVAWAAYGVLPTLHWSIAMGGMDNPIVRMLLPRVLGMYVISGVAFVIYLSKIPERFCPGWVDYIGSSHQWWHALVVLALYYWHNTGMLYVEYRMNHGCPSNIRLL
- the LOC126867407 gene encoding progestin and adipoQ receptor family member 3 isoform X2, which gives rise to MMKLLAGVEEVSDQSEKQSNNEELHNNNHEKQQKTDVTQETMKLINGEVYRRLSRKVDESPIKDKKITLDDEEKMRRLLNYEEAPEYLQHNPYIRHGYRGYLTTKLCIESIFWWTNETVNIWSHIFGWMLFFGLTLYDLCLLNIHAPFGDKVIVALLLICFQACMILSSVYHTFSCRSEKDYWCFLSFDLFGIALSLLSIYMSGVYYAFWCHKELQRFYLITVLAIFIFAMILQIPKLNVNGNVKLVVFVAWAAYGVLPTLHWSIAMGGMDNPIVRMLLPRVLGMYVISGVAFVIYLSKIPERFCPGIQSIKYNIINKNPKFRFC